The following are from one region of the Stanieria cyanosphaera PCC 7437 genome:
- the groES gene encoding co-chaperone GroES, whose translation MAAISINVSTVKPLGDRVFVKVSASEEKTSGGILLPDTAKEKPQVGEVVAVGPGKRNDDGGNVPLEVKVGDKVLYSKYAGTDIKLGGEDYVLLSEKDILASVA comes from the coding sequence ATGGCAGCTATTTCAATTAATGTTTCAACAGTTAAACCTTTAGGCGATCGCGTATTTGTCAAAGTCAGTGCTTCTGAAGAGAAAACTTCTGGTGGTATCCTTTTACCAGACACTGCCAAAGAAAAACCTCAAGTAGGTGAAGTAGTTGCTGTTGGGCCTGGTAAACGCAATGATGATGGCGGTAATGTACCTTTGGAAGTCAAAGTAGGAGATAAAGTTCTCTACTCCAAATATGCTGGAACTGATATCAAACTTGGCGGAGAAGATTACGTTCTTTTATCTGAAAAAGATATTCTAGCATCTGTTGCTTAG